The window CGCCAAGTACCCGGTGACGGCGGTGGAGTTCGCCGTCTCCGGCGTCGAGACCGAGCCGCTGCGCACCGCGCTGGCCACCGCGTCCGCGCACATCGGTGTGGATGTGGCCGTGGTTTCGGCCGGGTTGCACCGCCGGGCCCAGCGCCTGGTCGTCATGGACGTGGACTCGACCCTCATCCAGGACGAGGTCATCGAGCTGTTCGCCGCGCACGCCGGGTGCGAGGCCGAGGTCGCCGAGGTCACCGAACGGGCCATGCGCGGCGAGCTGGACTTCGAGCAGTCGCTGCACGCCCGGGTGGCGCTGCTCGCGGGCCTGGACGCGTCCGTCGTGGACAAGGTCCGTGCCGAGGTGCAGCTCACCCCGGGCGCGCGGACCCTGATCCGCACGCTCAAGCGGCTCGGCTACCAGGTGGGCGTGGTCTCCGGCGGCTTCACCCAGGTGACGGACGATCTGCGGGAGCGGCTGGGGCTGGACTTCGCCTCGGCCAACACCCTGGAGATCGTCGACGGGAAGCTGACGGGCAAGGTCACCGGCGAGATCGTGGACCGGGCGGGCAAGGCCCGGCTGCTGCGCCGCTTCGCCGCGGAGGCCGACGTACCGCTGTCCCAGACGGTGGCCATCGGTGACGGCGCCAATGACCTGGACATGCTGAACGCGGCCGGGCTGGGCGTGGCGTTCAACGCCAAGCCGGTGGTCCGCGAGGCCGCGCACACCGCGGTGAACGTGCCCTTCCTCGACGCGGTGCTGTACCTGCTCGGGATCACCCGTGAGGAGATCGAGGCCGCCGACCTGGCCTGACCCCCGCACCCGCACGAGCGGGCCCCGGCAGCCGCATCGGCTGCCGGGGCCCGCTGGTGTCGTGGGGCCGGCGGTGTCGCAGGCCCACCGGTCTCGCGGGGCGTCCGGTCAGAGGCCCTTGGGGGTCCAGTAGTCGAGCAGTGTGCCCACACCGTGCTCCACGGACTTCCACGATCCGGTGAAGGAGACCACGGCGAGGGCCGCGGTCGGGAACCCCGTACGGGTCATCCGCGCGAGGGTGTCGCCCTCCGAGCGCCCGGAGAGGGCGTCGGCGAGGGCGTGCATACCGGGGTTGTGCCCGATGACGAGGAGGTCCGCGACCTCGTCGGAGGTCTCGTTGAGCAGGGCGATGAGCTCGCCCAGCGAGGCGTCGTAGAGCCTCTCCTCGTAGTGCGTCTTCGGCCGGTGCGGCATCTCCTGGACGGCGAGCTTCCAGGTTTCGCGGGTGCGGGCGGCGGTGGAGCACAGGGCCAGGTCGAAGACGATGCCGGTTTCGGCGAGCTTCAGACCGACGGCCGGCGCGTCCTTGCGGCCTCGTTCCGCGAGCGGGCGATCGTGGTCGGACACCTCGGGCCAGTCGGCCTTGGCGTGCCGGAGGAGGGCGATCCTGCGGGGTGTGTCGGCGCTCATGACTCCCAGCTTCGCATGAAACGAGCCATGGGGCGCAGGGTGTTGGGGGGGCTCACCCTCCCGGTCGAGGGGCGCGCGGGAGGTCAGCCGACGGCGCGCAGGAGCTGCTCGGCGACCTGGACGAGGCCCGGGACCTCGCCGGTGGCGGCGTGGGCCTCGCCGGATCCGGCGAGGAGCAGCAGCAGGAGCCCGAAGGCGAGGGCGGGCAGGGCCAGCGCCCACCAGTGCAGCCGGGTGCTGGCGCGGGTGGCCGCGCGGGCGCGGGGGCGGGACGGGCCCGACGGGAGGGGCCTGGTGTGCGTGGGGGCCGACATGGCCGCCTCCGTGGGTGTGGACCGGACTGACTCGCTGCCTACGAATCTATGGATCCGGGCCGGCGGTTCCCATCCGGGGCGCACCCCACTTCACCCTGAGCCTTACCCCCTAGGGGGTGGTGGGGTTAGCCCCACCCTCCCGGGGGAGCGGGTTCACGGGGAGGCGATCGTGGCGATGACGGAGATGATCACGGTCACGGCGAGGATCGCGCCGAGCACGAGGCCGAGCTTCTTACGGCCGTCCTGCGGGTTCGGTTCAAGTACGGGCGACATGCAGGTCAGTCTCGCATGCCGCATTCGTCCTCGATCGTGCGGTCCCGTCCGGCGAGGACGCCGAGCGCGATCTGCGGGACGAGCAGGCCGGCCATCAGGGCGAGCGGCAGGTCCCAGCCTCCGCTGTGCTGGTAGAGGGCGCCGATGACGAGCGGGCCGGGGATGGAGATGAGGTAGCCGGTGCTCTGGGCGAAGGCGGAGAGCTTGACCACGCCGGCCGGGGACTTGGCGCGCAGCCCGATGAGGGTGATGACGAGGGGGAAGGCGCAGTTGGAGATGCCGAGCAGGAGCGCCCAGGCCCAGGCTCCGGCGGCGGGGGCGAAGGAGAGCCCGAGGTAGCCGGTGAGGCCGAAGAGGCCGAGGGTGACGGCGATGGCGCCCTGGTTCTTCATCCGGGCGGCCAGGCCCGGGATGACGAAGGCGAGCGGGACGCCCATGACCATGGTGACGGCGAGCAGCACGCCGGCGGTGGAGGCGGAGACCCCGGCGTCGCGGAAGATCTGCGGGAGCCAGCCCATGGTGATGTAGGCGCCGGTGGCCTGGAGGCCGAAGTAGCAGGCCAGGGCCCATGCGGTGCGGCTGCGGACGACCCGCGGGCCGGTGTCGGCGCCGGACCGTGCGCCGGACGCGGCCGCGGCGGTCTCGGCGGCTCGGTCGGCGCGCCGGGAGGCGCGGGCGACGGGCAGCCAGGGCAGTACGGCGACCAGGGCGAGCACGGCCCAGACCAGCAGGCCGGTGCGCCAGCTGCCGCCGAGGGCGCCGGTCAGCGGGACGGTCGCGGCGGCGGCGAGCGAGGTGCCGGCGGCCAGGGACATGGAGTACAGGCCGGTCATGGTGCCGACGCGGTCCGGGAAGTAGCGCTTGACGATCACCGGGAGCAGCACGTTGGTGAGGGCTATGCCGGCCAGCGAGAGGGCGCTGGCGGCGAGGAAGCCGGTGGCGCCGGTCGCGAAGGGGCGGATCAGCAGGCCGGTGGCGACGGCGGCCATGCCGGCGCAGACGACCGCGGCCGGGCCGAAGCGGCGGGAGAGGCGGGGCGCGGTGACGCCGAAGACGGCGAAGCAGAGTGCCGGGACGGAGGTGATCAGTCCGGCGACCGTGCCGCTCATGCCGAGACCCGTGCGGGTCTCCTCGAAGAGGGCGCCGAGGCTGGTGATGGCGGGCCGCAGGTTGAGGGCGGCCAGCACGATTCCGACGATGAGCACCGGACCGAGCCAGGTCGGGGCGCCCTGAGCGGCAGCAGGAAGGTGCTGGTCAGGGGCGGTGCGCACGACCGCCGGGCGGTTCATGGTCTGGATTTCTTCGTCGGCCATTCAACCATCATAGAATCATGGGATGATTGGTTGTCCAGTCGCTCTCGAGAGGAACCCATGCCGCTGACCTCGCCCCGGCGCTCCGCGCTCGTCGATCAGGTGATCGCCCAGCTGCGGAACCAGATCACCTCCGGCGAGTGGCCGGTCGGCGCCCGCATCCCGACCGAGCCCGAGCTCGTCGAGCTGCTCGGCGTCGCCCGCAACACGGTGCGCGAGGCCGTGCGGGCGCTGGCGCACAACGGCCTCCTGGACATCCGGCAGGGCTCGGGTACGTACGTCATCGCCACCAGCGAGCTGGCCGGTGTCATGCACCGCCGCTTCGCCGGGGCCCAGCCGCGGCACATCGCCGAACTGCGGTCGACGCTGGAGTCCTCGGCGGCCCGGCTGGCGGCGGAGCGGCGCACCGAGCGGGACCTCGTACAGCTGGACGCCCTGCTGGCGCGCCGGGAGGAGGCCTGGGCGGGCGGGGACGCGGAGGTCTTCGTGGCGGCGGACGTGAGCCTGCACATGGCGGTGGTGACGGCCTCGCACAACGACGTACTGATCGAGCTGTACGCGGACCTCGGCGACCTGGTGGCCGACTGGCTGCGGGCGGACGTCGGCACCGAACTGCACCCTTCCGCGCACCTGGACCACGCGCGGCTGATCGAGGCGATCCGGCGGGGGGACGGGGACGCGGCGGCCTCGGAGGCGGCGGGCTACCCCTTCGCCTGTCTCGGCGGGAACCCGCAGGAGGACCGGGGCCCGCTCACGGGCGCCGGTGGCTGACCCAGGCCGAGCGGACCTCTTTCCAGCAGCGGCCGACGAGCTCGACCCGGCCGGCCGGCCCGACGGTCACGGCGACGCCGTCGCCGTCCACGTCCCACCAGCGGTCGCACTCGACGTGCAGCCGCACCTGGTCGGTCTCCGGGTAGGCGTTGTGGCAGTACGCCGTGACCTGCGAGCCCTGGATCGCGGTGTCGCAGTCGGCGCCGAAGAGTTCACCGCCGGCGAGCGGCGCGGGCTGGGCGGGAGGCTCGGCGGGAAGGTCGGCGAGCTCCACGACGGCCGGGGCCACCGCCTCGGGGCCGGGCACGCTCTCCTCCTCCACGGGCTGCGCGGCCGCTCCGGGGACCAGGAGTCCGGTCACGATCACGGAGGTGACCAGCACGGATACGACTCGGCTCGGTCTCGCGCGCACTCCTACCTCCTCCCCGCAGGAGCCGAGAAGATCCCGGCATCGTCAGTTTGCAGGCATCTGTCCCGGTTTTCGACTCGGGAAGATCCGGTCGGCCGGTGAACATGCGATCGAGCGGGCCCCGCGGAACGCGGAACGGCGACGGCCGCGCCTCCCGGAGGGGAAGCGCGGCCGCCGCCGTACGGACACGGGAGAGCCGATCGGGGATCAGGCACCCATCGCGTGCAGGCCGCCGTCCACGTGGACGATCTCGCCGGTGGTCTTCGGGAACCAGTCGGACAGCAGGGCCACGACGCCCTTGCCCGTCGGCTCCGGGTCGCTCATGTCCCACTGCAGCATGGAGCGGCTGTTCCAGACCTCGGCCAGCTCGCCGAAGCCCGGGATGGACTTCGCGGCCATCGAGCCGATCGGACCGGCCGAGACCAGGTTGCAGCGGATGTTGTCCTTGCCCAGGTCACGGGCGAGGTAGCGGCTGGTGGCCTCCAGGGCCGCCTTGGCCGGGCCCATCCAGTCGTACTGCGGCCAGGCGAACTGCGCGTCGAAGGTGAGGCCGACGATGGCCGCGCCCTCTTCCGGGAACAGCGGCTTGCAGGCCATGGCCAGCGACTTCAGCGAGAACGCCGAGACGTGCATGGCGGTGGCCACCGACTCGAACGGGGTGTTCAGGAAGTTGCCGCCGAGGGCGTCCTGCGGTGCGAAGCCGATCGAGTGCACGACGCCGTCGAGGCCGCCGAGCTCGTCACGGACGAGGCCCTCCAGGCGGGCGAGGTGCTCGTCGTTGGTGACGTCGAGCTCGATCACCTTGACCGGCTTGGGCAGCTTCTTGGCGATGCGCTCGGTCAGGCTCGGGCGGGGCCACGCGGTGAGGATGACCTCGGCGCCCTGCTCCTGGGCCAGCCTGGCGGTGTGGAAGGCGATGGACGACTCCATCAGCACCCCGGTGATGAGGATGCGCTTGCCGTCGAGAATTCCGCTCATGGTGATCAGTGACCCATGCCCAATCCGCCGTCAACGGGAATGACGGCTCCTGTGATGTACGCGGCGTCGTCGGACGCCAGGAAGCTGACGGCTGCCGCGATCTCCTCGGGCTGCGCGTAGCGGGCGAGCGGCACCTGAGCCACGATGCCCGCGCGCTGCTCGTCCGTGAGCACCTTCGTCATGTCGGTGTCCACGAAGCCGGGGGCGACGACGTTGAAAGTGATGTTGCGGGAGCCCAGCTCGCGGGCGAGGGAACGGGCGAAGCCGACCAGCGCGGCCTTGGAGGCGGCGTAGTTGGCCTGGCCCGCCGAGCCCATGAGCCCGACGACCGAGGAGATCAGGACGACGCGGCCCTTCTTGGCACGGAGCATGCCGCGGTTCGCGCGCTTGACCACCCGGAACGTGCCGGTGAGGTTCGTGTCGAGGACCGAGGTGAAGTCCTCCTCGGACATGCGCATCAGCAGCGTGTCCTTGGTGATGCCGGCGTTGGCCACGAGGACCTCGACCGCGCCGTGCTTCTCCTCGATCTCCTTGTAGGCCTGCTCCACCTGCTCGGAGTCGGTGATGTCGCACCGCACCGCCAGAACACCGAGCGAGGTGAGCGCCTCCGGCGGCTCACCCGACCGGAACGTGATCGCGACCTTGTCGCCGGCCTCCGCGAAGGCTCGGGCGATGGCGAGGCCGATGCCCCGGTTTCCTCCGGTGACGAGAACCGAGCGGCTCAACGGATCACCCTTTCGCTAGCGGTCTTGAATACCAAAAACCTATAGGTCGCAGCCGTCCTACGGAGAATCGACCCCCGACAGGGCCTTGCGACGGGCTCTGTCGAGTCCCTACAGAAAGATGTAGGCACAAGGGCTCCGATCGCGACATGATCGGGGCGACCGGCTCCGACCACGGGAGGACTTCCGTGCCCCATTCCATCGATGCGGCCTTCACCGCGCTGCCCTTGCGGGCGCTCGCCGACGCGGCGCTCGCCCGGGCCCGCGCGCTGGGCGCCGACCATGCCGACTTCCGGCTGGAGCGGATCCGCAGCGCCTCCTGGCGCCTGCGGGACGCCAAGCCCTCCGGCGGGTCCGACACCACCGATCTCGGGTATGCGGTCCGGGTGGTGCACGGGGGCAGTTGGGGATTCGCCTCCGGTGTGGACCTGACCATGGACGCCGCCGCCAAGGTGGCCTCGCAGGCCGTGGCCATGGCGAAGCTGTCCGCCCAGGTGATCAAGGCCGCCGGTTCGGACGAGCGCGTGGAGCTCGCCGACGAGCCGGTGCACACCGACCGGACGTGGATCTCCGCGTACGACGTGAACCCCTTCGAGGTGCCGGACGCGGAGAAGGCGGCGCTGCTCGCCGACTGGAGCTCGCGCCTGCTGGCGGCCGACGGGGTCGCCCACGTGGACGCCTCGCTGCTCGCCGTGCACGAGAACAAGTTCTACGCCGACACCGCGGGCACCTCGACCACGCAGCAGCGGGTCCGGGTGCACCCGCAGCTGACCGCGGTCGCCGTGAACGGCACCACCGGCGAGTTCGACTCGATGCGCACCATCGCCCCGCCCGCGGGCCGCGGCTGGGAGTACCTGACGGGCACCGGCTGGGACTGGAACTCCGAGCTGGAGCAGATCCCCGGTCTGCTCGCCGAGAAGATGCGGGCGCCGAGCGTCGAGGCCGGGCGCTACGACCTGGTCGTCGACCCGTCCAACCTGTGGCTCACCATCCACGAGTCCATCGGCCACGCCACCGAGCTCGACCGGGCACTGGGCTACGAGGCGGCGTACGCGGGGACCTCCTTCGCCACCTTCGACCAGCTGGGCAAGCTCAAGTACGGCTCCCCGATCATGAACGTGACGGGTGACCGCACCGCCGAGCACGGACTGGCCACCGTCGGCTTCGACGACGAGGGCGTCCAGGCGCAGAGCTGGGACCTGGTCAAGGACGGCACCCTGGTCGGCTACCAGCTGGACCGGCGGATCGCGAAGCTGACCGGCCTCGGGCGCTCCAACGGCTGCGCCTTCGCCGACTCCCCCGGGAACGTGCCCGTCCAGCGGATGGCGAACGTGTCCCTCCAGCCGGATCCGGGCGGGCTCTCGACCGAGGACCTGATCGGCGGGGTGGAGCGCGGGATCTACGTGGTCGGCGACCGCTCCTGGTCGATCGACATGCAGCGCTACAACTTCCAGTTCACCGGGCAGCGGTTCTTCCGGATCGAGAACGGCCGGCTGGCCGGGCAGCTGCGCGATGTCGCCTACCAGGCCACCACCACCGATTTCTGGGGCTCGATGGAGAAGGTCGGCGGTCCGCAGACCTATGTCCTGGGCGGCGCCTTCAACTGCGGCAAGGCCCAGCCGGGCCAGGTCGCGGCGGTCTCGCACGGCTGCCCGTCCGCGCTGTTCCGCGACGTGAACATCCTGAACACCACGCAGGAGGCCGGGCGATGAGCTCGTCGATTCGCATCACCAAGCCCCACGAGATCGTCGAGCGGGCCCTGGAGCTGTCCACCACCGACGGTTGCGTCGTCATCGCCGACGAGGGGTCGACCGCCAATCTCCGCTGGGCCGGCAACGCCCTGACGACGAACGGCGTGACCCGCGGCCGGACCCTGACCGTCATCGCCACGGTCGACGGCAAGGAGGGCACGGCCTCGGGGGTCGTCTCGCGCTCCGCCGTCACCGCGGACGACCTGGAGCCGCTGGTGCGTGCCGCCGAGGCGGCCGCCCGCGGGGCGGGCCCGGCCGAGGACGCCCAGCCGCTGGTCACCGGGACCCCGTCCTCGCCGGACTTCACCGACGCCCCGGCCGAGACCGGCTCCGCGGTGTTCGCGGACTTCGCCCCGGCCCTCGGCGAGGCGTTCGCCCGGGCCCGCGAGGGCGGCCGGGAGCTGTACGGCTTCGCCTACCACGAGCTGGTCTCCACGTACGTCGGCACCTCCACGGGCCTGCGGCTGCGGCACGACCAGCCGAAGGGCACCCTGGAGCTGAACGCGAAGTCCCCGGACCGGCAGCGCTCCGCCTGGGCGGGCCGCTCGACCCGGGACTTCAAGGACGTGGACCCGACCGTGCTGGACGCGGAGCTCGCCGTGCGCCTCGGCTGGGCGGAGCGGAAGATCGACCTGCCCGCGGGCCGGTACGAGACCCTGCTGCCGCCGACCGCCGTGGCGGACCTGCTGATCTACCAGATGTGGTCGGCGGCGGCCCGGGACGCGGTGGAGGGCCGTACGGTCTTCTCCAAGCCCGGCGGCGGCACCCGGCTCGGCGAGAAGCTCTCCGACCTGCCGCTCTCCCTGCGCAGCGACCCGAACGCGCCGGGCCTGGAGTGCGCCCCGTTCGTGATGGCGCACAGCTCCGGCG is drawn from Streptomyces sp. NBC_01232 and contains these coding sequences:
- the serB gene encoding phosphoserine phosphatase SerB; the encoded protein is MSASQTSDVPTLLVKIFGKDRPGITAGLFDTLAAYSVDVVDIEQVVTRGRIVLCALVTKPANGAEGDLRATVHSWAESLKMQAEILSGTGDNRPRGVGRSHVTVLGHPLTAESTAAIAARITATGGNIDRIFRLAKYPVTAVEFAVSGVETEPLRTALATASAHIGVDVAVVSAGLHRRAQRLVVMDVDSTLIQDEVIELFAAHAGCEAEVAEVTERAMRGELDFEQSLHARVALLAGLDASVVDKVRAEVQLTPGARTLIRTLKRLGYQVGVVSGGFTQVTDDLRERLGLDFASANTLEIVDGKLTGKVTGEIVDRAGKARLLRRFAAEADVPLSQTVAIGDGANDLDMLNAAGLGVAFNAKPVVREAAHTAVNVPFLDAVLYLLGITREEIEAADLA
- a CDS encoding SixA phosphatase family protein, with product MSADTPRRIALLRHAKADWPEVSDHDRPLAERGRKDAPAVGLKLAETGIVFDLALCSTAARTRETWKLAVQEMPHRPKTHYEERLYDASLGELIALLNETSDEVADLLVIGHNPGMHALADALSGRSEGDTLARMTRTGFPTAALAVVSFTGSWKSVEHGVGTLLDYWTPKGL
- a CDS encoding SGM_5486 family transporter-associated protein: MSPVLEPNPQDGRKKLGLVLGAILAVTVIISVIATIASP
- a CDS encoding CynX/NimT family MFS transporter, whose protein sequence is MADEEIQTMNRPAVVRTAPDQHLPAAAQGAPTWLGPVLIVGIVLAALNLRPAITSLGALFEETRTGLGMSGTVAGLITSVPALCFAVFGVTAPRLSRRFGPAAVVCAGMAAVATGLLIRPFATGATGFLAASALSLAGIALTNVLLPVIVKRYFPDRVGTMTGLYSMSLAAGTSLAAAATVPLTGALGGSWRTGLLVWAVLALVAVLPWLPVARASRRADRAAETAAAASGARSGADTGPRVVRSRTAWALACYFGLQATGAYITMGWLPQIFRDAGVSASTAGVLLAVTMVMGVPLAFVIPGLAARMKNQGAIAVTLGLFGLTGYLGLSFAPAAGAWAWALLLGISNCAFPLVITLIGLRAKSPAGVVKLSAFAQSTGYLISIPGPLVIGALYQHSGGWDLPLALMAGLLVPQIALGVLAGRDRTIEDECGMRD
- a CDS encoding FadR/GntR family transcriptional regulator, translating into MPLTSPRRSALVDQVIAQLRNQITSGEWPVGARIPTEPELVELLGVARNTVREAVRALAHNGLLDIRQGSGTYVIATSELAGVMHRRFAGAQPRHIAELRSTLESSAARLAAERRTERDLVQLDALLARREEAWAGGDAEVFVAADVSLHMAVVTASHNDVLIELYADLGDLVADWLRADVGTELHPSAHLDHARLIEAIRRGDGDAAASEAAGYPFACLGGNPQEDRGPLTGAGG
- the fabI gene encoding enoyl-ACP reductase FabI, which gives rise to MSGILDGKRILITGVLMESSIAFHTARLAQEQGAEVILTAWPRPSLTERIAKKLPKPVKVIELDVTNDEHLARLEGLVRDELGGLDGVVHSIGFAPQDALGGNFLNTPFESVATAMHVSAFSLKSLAMACKPLFPEEGAAIVGLTFDAQFAWPQYDWMGPAKAALEATSRYLARDLGKDNIRCNLVSAGPIGSMAAKSIPGFGELAEVWNSRSMLQWDMSDPEPTGKGVVALLSDWFPKTTGEIVHVDGGLHAMGA
- the fabG gene encoding 3-oxoacyl-[acyl-carrier-protein] reductase, which codes for MSRSVLVTGGNRGIGLAIARAFAEAGDKVAITFRSGEPPEALTSLGVLAVRCDITDSEQVEQAYKEIEEKHGAVEVLVANAGITKDTLLMRMSEEDFTSVLDTNLTGTFRVVKRANRGMLRAKKGRVVLISSVVGLMGSAGQANYAASKAALVGFARSLARELGSRNITFNVVAPGFVDTDMTKVLTDEQRAGIVAQVPLARYAQPEEIAAAVSFLASDDAAYITGAVIPVDGGLGMGH
- a CDS encoding TldD/PmbA family protein; this translates as MIGATGSDHGRTSVPHSIDAAFTALPLRALADAALARARALGADHADFRLERIRSASWRLRDAKPSGGSDTTDLGYAVRVVHGGSWGFASGVDLTMDAAAKVASQAVAMAKLSAQVIKAAGSDERVELADEPVHTDRTWISAYDVNPFEVPDAEKAALLADWSSRLLAADGVAHVDASLLAVHENKFYADTAGTSTTQQRVRVHPQLTAVAVNGTTGEFDSMRTIAPPAGRGWEYLTGTGWDWNSELEQIPGLLAEKMRAPSVEAGRYDLVVDPSNLWLTIHESIGHATELDRALGYEAAYAGTSFATFDQLGKLKYGSPIMNVTGDRTAEHGLATVGFDDEGVQAQSWDLVKDGTLVGYQLDRRIAKLTGLGRSNGCAFADSPGNVPVQRMANVSLQPDPGGLSTEDLIGGVERGIYVVGDRSWSIDMQRYNFQFTGQRFFRIENGRLAGQLRDVAYQATTTDFWGSMEKVGGPQTYVLGGAFNCGKAQPGQVAAVSHGCPSALFRDVNILNTTQEAGR
- a CDS encoding metallopeptidase TldD-related protein, translated to MSSSIRITKPHEIVERALELSTTDGCVVIADEGSTANLRWAGNALTTNGVTRGRTLTVIATVDGKEGTASGVVSRSAVTADDLEPLVRAAEAAARGAGPAEDAQPLVTGTPSSPDFTDAPAETGSAVFADFAPALGEAFARAREGGRELYGFAYHELVSTYVGTSTGLRLRHDQPKGTLELNAKSPDRQRSAWAGRSTRDFKDVDPTVLDAELAVRLGWAERKIDLPAGRYETLLPPTAVADLLIYQMWSAAARDAVEGRTVFSKPGGGTRLGEKLSDLPLSLRSDPNAPGLECAPFVMAHSSGDDASVFDNGLPVPSTEWIADGHLNRLSTTRHTAGLTGMQLSPGFGNLILDAGGEKSLEEMVAGTERGLLLTCLWYIREVDPATLLLTGLTRDGVYLVENGQVVGEVNNFRFNESPVDLLSRASEAGRTEKTLPREWSDWFTRAAMPALRIPDFNMSSVSKGV